The following coding sequences lie in one Apium graveolens cultivar Ventura chromosome 3, ASM990537v1, whole genome shotgun sequence genomic window:
- the LOC141714448 gene encoding uncharacterized protein LOC141714448: protein MLAKFWWNASQSSNHSINWMAWDRMTQHKHMGDLKAQYYKDTSFLEAKLGGIPIFIWRNLLEARDVILSGERWRVGTGESINIVGTRTWDWEIITDIFNDKDCESIQNTLIEEDLQNDVLTWDHDITGHYIVKSAYKILQVQKGAWDYGDNTGRCWEIIQPNTTCDLNWDFSRWFERRLLTESADKKVQMATIFWEIWRHRNDVIWSKKFSTPERLVAVTMDYLSMEDGPSQINEVMQPSLAAVVAIKEALSWLKEMEWKRIIVESDCLVAIQSILSALCMRSRFGRIIEDCRRLI from the exons ATGCTTGCAAAGTTTTGGTGGAACGCATCTCAATCATCTAATCATTCGATTAATTGGATGGCTTGGGACCGTATGACCCAACACAAGCATATGGGAG ATTTAAAGGCACAATATTATAAAGATACATCTTTTCTGGAGGCTAAGCTAGGTGGTATCCCCATTTTTATATGGCGTAACTTATTAGAAGCTCGAGATGTCATTCTTTCTGGAGAAAGATGGAGAGTGGGTACTGGGGAGTCGATTAATATCGTGG GAACTCGTACGTGGGACTGGGAGATCATTACTGATATTTTTAATGATAAAGATTGTGAAAGTATTCAAAATACCCTAATTGAGGAAGATTTGCAGAATGATGTGTTGACTTGGGATCATGATATCACTGGGCATTATATAGTGAAGAGTGCATATAAAATCCTTCAAGTTCAGAAAGGTGCATGGGATTATGGAGATAATACTG GTCGATGTTGGGAGATTATTCAACCAAATACGACTTGTGATTTGAACTGGGATTTCTCTCGGTGGTTTGAGCGTAGACTGTTAACAGAATCAGCAGATAAAAAGGTCCAAATGGCTACGATTTTTTGGGAAATTTGGAGACATAGGAACGATGTGATTTGGAGCAAGAAATTCTCTACTCCAGAACGTCTAGTTGCAGTTACTATGGATTATCTATCAATGGAAGATGGCCCATCACAG ATCAACGAAGTTATGCAACCGAGCTTGGCAGCAGTGGTTGCGATTAAGGAGGCATTGAGctggctgaaagagatggaatGGAAAAGGATTATAGTGGAATCAGATTGCCTAGTAGCAATTCAGAGTATCTTGAGTGCTCTGTGTATGCGATCTCGGTTTGGTCGTATTATTGAGGACTGCAGGAGGCTGATTTAA
- the LOC141710822 gene encoding mannan endo-1,4-beta-mannosidase 5-like: MACFSNNTCILALLFLSLALVCKARVLDHVNYSRNRQGFVSIKGSHFAHKGSPFLFNGFNSYWMMTVAADPNMRHQVTEVFRDASAAGMSVCRTWAFADGSSNALQLSPGTYDERVFQGLDFVISEAKKFNIFLILSFVNNYKDYGGRPQYAQWARNAGVQLNNDDDFYTHPVVKGYYRNHVQRVITRINTITKVAYKDDSTVMAWELMNEPRCDADYSGKTVNGWVQEMASLVKSIDSKHLLTIGMEGFYGDTMPEKKQFNPGYQVGTDFISNHLIKEIDFATIHAYPDIWLAKQTEDEQMAFMGKWMQSHNADAQAILKKPLVIAEFGKSNKDPGYTVGGRDLYMNAVYTNIYKFARNGGTLGGSLVWQVLAQGMQPYDDGYAIVLSENPTTGSVISQQSHAMSTLSH; encoded by the exons ATGGCTTGTTTTAGCAACAACACCTGTATTCTTGCTCTACTTTTTCTCTCCTTAGCTCTTGTCTGTAAAGCTAGAGTACTTGATCATGTCAACTATTCTAGAAATAGGCAAGGATTTGTTAGTATTAAGGGATCCCACTTCGCTCACAAAGGCTCTCCGTTTCTCTTCAATGGTTTTAATTCTTACTGGATGATGACTGTTGCCGCAGACCCCAATATGAGGCACCAAGTCACCGAAGTTTTCCGAGATGCCTCTGCTGCGGGCATGTCTGTTTGCCGCACCTGGGCTTTCGCCGATGGCAGCAGTAATGCACTCCAGTTATCCCCGGGCACTTATGACGAACGTGTTTTTCAG GGCTTGGATTTTGTGATATCTGAAGCAAAAAAATTTAACATTTTCTTGATATTAAGTTTCGTAAACAACTACAAGGACTATGGAGGTAGACCACAGTACGCTCAGTGGGCTCGAAATGCAGGAGTGCAATTAAATAACGATGATGATTTCTATACACATCCGGTAGTTAAAGGGTATTACAGAAATCACGTTCAG AGAGTCATAACACGGATCAACACAATAACGAAAGTGGCCTACAAGGATGATTCAACAGTCATGGCATGGGAGCTCATGAACGAGCCCCGTTGTGATGCGGATTACTCTGGAAAAACAGTAAAC GGCTGGGTTCAAGAGATGGCAAGTCTTGTGAAATCAATAGATAGCAAGCATTTGTTAACGATTGGCATGGAAGGATTTTACGGGGACACTATGCCTGAGAAGAAACAGTTCAATCCTGGTTACCAAGTTGGGACTGATTTCATTAGCAACCATCTTATCAAGGAAATCGACTTCGCCACCATACATGCTTACCCTGATATTTG GTTGGCTAAGCAAACTGAAGATGAACAAATGGCATTCATGGGAAAATGGATGCAAAGCCATAACGCAGATGCACAGGCTATTCTGAAGAAGCCACTGGTAATTGCTGAATTCGGAAAATCGAATAAAGATCCAGGATACACTGTAGGTGGTCGAGATTTATACATGAATGCCGTgtacacaaatatatacaaattTGCTAGAAATGGAGGAACTCTGGGCGGAAGCCTGGTGTGGCAGGTCTTGGCTCAAGGAATGCAGCCATACGATGATGGTTATGCCATCGTCCTGTCCGAAAATCCGACCACCGGATCGGTGATTTCTCAGCAATCCCATGCCATGTCCACTTTATCTCATTAA